A region from the Etheostoma spectabile isolate EspeVRDwgs_2016 chromosome 9, UIUC_Espe_1.0, whole genome shotgun sequence genome encodes:
- the LOC116696253 gene encoding receptor-type tyrosine-protein phosphatase S-like has product MLETKANDGLRFSQEYESIDPGQQFTWEHSNLEVSKPKNRYANVIAYDHSRVILTPVDGVPGSDYINANYIDGYRKQNAYIATQGPLPETLSDFWRMVWEQRTCTIVMMTRLEEKSR; this is encoded by the exons ATGCT AGAGACCAAGGCCAATGACGGTCTTCGCTTCTCTCAGGAGTACGAG TCTATTGATCCAGGACAGCAGTTCACCTGGGAGCACTCCAACCTTGAAGTCAGCAAGCCAAAGAACCGCTATGCAAATGTGATCGCCTACGACCACTCCAGGGTCATCCTCACACCTGTGGATG GGGTTCCAGGTAGCGACTACATCAACGCCAACTACATTGACGGCTACAGGAAGCAGAATGCTTACATCGCCACCCAGGGGCCGCTGCCGGAGACGCTGAGCGACTTCTGGAGGATGGTGTGGGAGCAGAGGACCTGCACCATCGTCATGATGACCCGTCTGGAGGAGAAGTCCCGG